The following coding sequences lie in one Silene latifolia isolate original U9 population chromosome 5, ASM4854445v1, whole genome shotgun sequence genomic window:
- the LOC141655306 gene encoding protein FAR1-RELATED SEQUENCE 2-like, producing the protein MSDLDSTESWEDFGEKSIDYNPLFETTVDFETRDDAFNWAQKIAFENGFALVKANNGAKNRHGKPKESDDLEKPRRSQKCSCKFRIRAVQNFVPKNDKETIVWNIVTSEGAGLHNHNAAVYKDGDRHFAGLDAEEKAYVRQQTLAGVLPRDIKNCLHLRTPEKPEPSSTQVYNETRKIRKEVMGERNTAQQMLALAVEAKYVHFYEIDSESKELTHIFMAHPKAIKLFRAYPYVVLMDSTYKTNIYKNPLIEMVGVTPTGSSFLIACSMIPTESDVNYKWLLRKLDAILDVAGVASPAVFVTDRELGLISALEQVFPRAEHLLCRWHVNKAINAKAFTSFRTESIRKYVISNEEDGWFKVINSVTEESFQRAWQCFQLLIERLESVVPSATVWHMLEEPPIGSLCIILAGNPDHVLTPAVRDEVVSDEALNENMWEFRRKPQ; encoded by the exons GGATTTTGGCGAGAAGTCAAttgattacaacccgttgttcgaGACTACTGTAGATTTCGAAACGCGTGACGATGCTTTCAATTGGGCTCAGAAAATCGCATTCGAGAATGGGtttgctttggttaaagcaaataaCGGAGCTAAAAATAG ACATGGTAAACCAAAAGAATCGGACGATCTTGAAAAGCCAAGGAGGTCGCAGAAGTGTTCATGCAAGTTTCGTATTCGTGCCGTTCAAAATTTCGTGCCTAAAAATGATAAAGAGACGATAGTGTGGAACATTGTAACCTCCGAGGGTGCTGGACTACACAACCACAACGCAGCCGTTTATAAGGACGGGGATCGGCACTTTGCGGGATTGGACGCGGAAGAGAAGGCATATGTTAGGCAACAAACATTGGCCGGGGTTCTACCGAGGGATATTAAAAATTGTCTTCATTTGAGAACCCCCGAAAAACCTGAACCGTCAAGCACCCAAGTATATAATGAAACAAGGAAAATAAGGAAAGAAGTTATGGGTGAAAGAAACACCGCTCAGCAAATGTTGGCTCTAGCGGTGGAAGCGAAATACGTCCACTTCTACGAGATTGATTCTGAGTCAAAAGAGTTGACTCACATTTTCATGGCTCATCCTAAAGCGATTAAGTTGTTCCGGGCTTATCCTTATGTCGTCCTCATGGATTCGACTTATAAAACCAACATTTACAAGAATCCACTCATTGAGATGGTTGGTGTGACACCCACGGGATCTTCCTTCTTAATTGCATGTTCGATGATTCCTACCGAGTCTGACGTGAATTACAAGTGGCTGTTGAGAAAGTTAGATGCGATTTTAGATGTCGCCGGAGTAGCGTCCCCTGCTGTATTTGTCACCGACCGGGAATTGGGTTTGATCAGTGCTCTTGAGCAAGTATTTCCCCGGGCTGAGCATTTATTGTGTAGATGGCATGTTAACAAAGCCATCAATGCAAAAGCCTTTACATCATTCAGAACTGAAAGTATCAGGAAATATGTCATCTCAAATGAAGAAGACGGTTGGTTTAAGGTGATCAATTCAGTTACCGAGGAATCGTTTCAGCGTGCTTGGCAGTGTTTTCAAC TTCTAATTGAGCGTCTTGAATCAGTGGTTCCCAGTGCCACTGTATGGCACATGCTTGAAGAGCCTCCAATTGGTagcctttgtataattttagcCGGAAACCCGGATCATGTTCTAACTCCAGCAGTTAGAGATGAGGTTGTTTCTGATGAAGCGTTAAACGAGAATATGTGGGAGTTTCGCAG GAAACCACAATGA